From the unidentified bacterial endosymbiont genome, one window contains:
- the eptB gene encoding kdo(2)-lipid A phosphoethanolamine 7''-transferase, translated as MKYIKSMAQQKLCFLLALYIGLFMNGAVFFRRFDGYAHDFTVWKGIAAVVELVAAVLVTFFLFRILSLFGRRVWRVLATLIVLCSAGASYYMTFMNVVIGYGIIASVMTTDIDLSKEVVGLHFILWLVAVSALPLLLIWSNRCRYTLVHQIRTPGKRFRSVAVVLLAGLLVWGPIRLLDVKQKSDERTSGVDMPSYGGVVANSYLPSNWISALGLYAWAQVDESSDNKSLMNPAKKFTYDAPKDIDDTYVVFIIGETTRWDHMGILGYDRDTTPKLAQEKNLIAYRGYSCDTATKLSLRCMFVREGGASDNPQRTLKEQNVFSVLHQLGFTSDLYAMQSEMWFYSNTMAQNIAYREQIGAEPRNRGKAVDDMLLIDEMKISLNGNPDGKHMIILHTKGSHFNYTQRYPRSFAKWTPECVGVDKDCSKEQLINSYDNSVMYVDHFIDAVIDQVRDKKAIVFYAADHGESINEKEHLHGTPRKMAPPEQFRVPMMVWMSDKYLEDPEKAKMFAHLKKEAEMKVPRRHVELYDTILGCLGYTSPDGGINENNNWCKLPDSTVKAAQ; from the coding sequence ATGAAATACATTAAATCGATGGCGCAACAAAAGCTCTGCTTTTTGCTGGCGTTGTACATCGGCCTGTTTATGAATGGCGCAGTCTTTTTCCGTCGGTTTGACGGTTATGCGCACGATTTTACCGTCTGGAAAGGAATTGCAGCGGTTGTCGAATTGGTCGCTGCGGTATTGGTCACCTTCTTTTTGTTTCGCATTCTCTCTCTGTTTGGTCGCCGCGTATGGCGGGTGCTGGCAACGCTTATCGTGCTCTGTTCGGCGGGCGCCAGCTATTATATGACCTTTATGAACGTGGTGATTGGCTACGGCATTATTGCTTCGGTTATGACCACAGATATCGATCTCTCGAAAGAGGTGGTCGGGTTGCACTTTATTCTCTGGCTGGTGGCGGTGAGCGCTTTGCCGCTGTTGCTCATCTGGAGCAACCGGTGCCGGTATACGCTGGTGCACCAGATCCGTACCCCCGGTAAACGTTTCAGGAGCGTCGCGGTCGTTCTGCTCGCAGGGCTGCTGGTCTGGGGACCTATCCGTCTTCTGGACGTGAAGCAGAAGAGTGATGAGCGCACTTCAGGTGTGGATATGCCAAGCTATGGCGGCGTGGTGGCGAACTCGTATCTGCCCTCTAACTGGATTTCTGCGCTGGGGCTGTACGCCTGGGCGCAGGTGGATGAATCCTCGGATAACAAATCGCTGATGAACCCGGCGAAGAAGTTTACCTATGACGCGCCAAAAGACATCGATGATACCTATGTTGTCTTTATTATTGGCGAAACCACCCGCTGGGATCACATGGGCATTCTGGGCTATGACCGCGACACGACGCCGAAGCTGGCACAGGAGAAAAACCTGATTGCTTATCGCGGTTATTCTTGCGACACGGCAACAAAGCTTTCACTGCGCTGCATGTTCGTACGGGAAGGGGGGGCAAGCGATAACCCGCAGCGAACCCTGAAAGAACAGAACGTTTTCTCGGTGCTGCATCAGCTTGGGTTCACCTCTGACCTTTATGCCATGCAAAGCGAAATGTGGTTCTACAGTAATACCATGGCGCAGAATATTGCCTACCGCGAGCAGATTGGTGCTGAGCCGCGTAACCGCGGCAAGGCGGTCGATGACATGCTGCTGATCGATGAGATGAAAATCTCCCTCAACGGCAATCCTGACGGTAAACATATGATTATCCTGCACACCAAAGGGTCGCATTTCAACTATACCCAACGCTATCCGCGCAGCTTCGCCAAATGGACGCCGGAGTGCGTGGGGGTTGATAAAGACTGTTCCAAAGAGCAACTGATTAACTCCTACGATAATTCCGTCATGTATGTTGACCACTTTATCGATGCGGTGATTGACCAGGTGCGCGATAAAAAAGCGATTGTGTTCTATGCTGCTGACCACGGGGAATCGATCAATGAGAAGGAGCACTTGCACGGTACGCCGCGCAAAATGGCGCCACCTGAACAGTTCCGCGTGCCCATGATGGTGTGGATGTCGGACAAGTATCTGGAAGATCCCGAGAAAGCGAAGATGTTTGCCCACCTGAAGAAAGAGGCAGAGATGAAGGTGCCGCGTCGTCATGTTGAACTTTACGACACCATCCTGGGCTGCCTGGGATACACCTCTCCGGACGGCGGTATAAATGAAAATAACAACTGGTGCAAACTCCCTGATAGCACCGTAAAAGCCGCGCAATAG